From a region of the Deinococcus aestuarii genome:
- a CDS encoding DoxX family protein, with the protein MNRQPEVALALVRVVVGVVFAAHGTDKIFGSGLEAVTANFGAWRVPLPLLTAPLVAVLELAGGVLIVLGLGARPIAAALAAEMLAAIWFVHRGGGFFAPRGVELPLLLLVGCVAVALGGPGWPSFEGRGKSAPPRAQAKHAARKGKA; encoded by the coding sequence ATGAACCGCCAGCCCGAGGTCGCGCTCGCCCTGGTGCGGGTGGTCGTCGGCGTCGTCTTCGCGGCCCACGGGACGGACAAGATCTTCGGGTCGGGGTTGGAGGCGGTCACGGCGAACTTCGGGGCGTGGCGGGTGCCTCTCCCCCTCCTGACCGCCCCGCTCGTCGCCGTACTGGAGCTGGCGGGCGGGGTGCTCATCGTGCTCGGGCTGGGCGCACGGCCCATCGCGGCGGCGCTGGCCGCCGAGATGCTCGCGGCGATCTGGTTCGTTCACCGGGGGGGCGGGTTCTTCGCGCCGCGCGGGGTGGAGCTGCCCCTGCTGCTGCTCGTCGGCTGCGTGGCGGTGGCGCTGGGCGGGCCGGGGTGGCCCTCGTTCGAGGGCCGGGGAAAGAGCGCTCCGCCCAGGGCCCAGGCGAAACACGCCGCCCGGAAGGGCAAGGCTTAG